The following are from one region of the Rhodopirellula sp. P2 genome:
- a CDS encoding DUF7674 family protein → MLDRAEVMAVIIAACPDFTATYGAFMAEWEDELENPYYLALADFSRYVISLLETRDRQQLHVAFETIERLHIDGDKYVREAATIGILESLQNTNLHSNTMPDQFLEFLRPVSLQYWRKVEDFWENGTIITDD, encoded by the coding sequence ATGCTTGACCGAGCAGAGGTGATGGCCGTCATAATTGCAGCGTGCCCGGATTTCACAGCAACCTATGGTGCATTCATGGCTGAGTGGGAAGACGAACTCGAAAACCCTTACTACCTTGCACTCGCTGATTTCTCGCGATATGTAATTTCACTGCTTGAAACGCGAGACCGACAACAACTTCACGTGGCATTTGAAACGATCGAACGGTTGCACATCGATGGTGACAAATATGTTCGCGAGGCGGCGACGATTGGAATCCTTGAGAGTCTTCAGAATACGAACCTGCATTCCAACACCATGCCTGACCAATTCCTCGAATTTCTACGTCCGGTATCCTTGCAGTACTGGCGGAAGGTCGAAGACTTCTGGGAGAATGGAACGATCATTACTGACGATTGA
- a CDS encoding DUF4178 domain-containing protein, producing MVSVCEFCHTAVARGDKDIEDYGKVSDLVETNSVVQMGSSGSFRGKPFEVIGRVQYDHAAGGVWDEWYLRFPGDKMAWLAEAQGQLHLTFERPVRVKSPLPDFDSLSLGQMVHYGGQDLTVAETGVAKARSAQGEIPWPFRPGDDHRYVDLQGAPEPDGGSWFATFDYSRGEQHTYIGRTVTKEKLNLSTPDWQPDPDSGTIAVASLHLNCPKCGGSLDLHAPQETLRVGCQHCGALLSNDDGRLKLLTMLEKRELHTSLPLGVRGSIDGTEYIIIGIMARFVRYAGTTYPWTEYLLYAPGVGFRWLVENDRHWSFVQPVTGHAMDPLSSRIHHDGDSFRIYDRATAIVRHVIGEFYWKVQQGDRVETADFIAPPRMLSIEDSFAGRTHERIVSLGTYMKPDEIEAAFGVENLTRPWGVGVIQPSPQISFGIWAAWVGFCFYMFIIYLGNHRSASAATPSADGWMLFYALLFVSAIPIGCLVFKHNFEVSRWKDSDFSPYASSDD from the coding sequence ATGGTCAGCGTCTGTGAATTCTGTCACACCGCGGTCGCGCGCGGCGACAAAGACATCGAGGACTACGGCAAAGTCAGTGACCTCGTCGAAACCAATTCAGTCGTTCAGATGGGATCCTCCGGTTCCTTCCGCGGCAAACCATTCGAAGTCATTGGCCGTGTCCAGTACGACCACGCCGCCGGCGGAGTCTGGGACGAATGGTACCTGCGGTTCCCCGGTGACAAGATGGCTTGGTTGGCCGAGGCTCAAGGCCAATTGCACCTGACGTTTGAACGCCCGGTCCGAGTCAAATCCCCCTTGCCCGACTTTGATTCATTGTCGCTCGGACAAATGGTTCACTACGGCGGTCAAGACCTCACGGTCGCGGAAACCGGGGTTGCCAAAGCCCGCTCGGCTCAAGGCGAAATCCCTTGGCCATTCCGTCCTGGCGACGATCATCGTTACGTCGATTTGCAAGGTGCTCCCGAACCCGACGGTGGATCCTGGTTTGCAACCTTTGACTATTCGCGCGGCGAACAACACACGTACATTGGCCGCACGGTCACCAAAGAAAAACTGAATCTGTCGACTCCGGATTGGCAACCCGATCCGGACTCCGGAACCATCGCGGTTGCGTCCCTGCACTTGAATTGCCCCAAGTGCGGCGGTTCGTTGGACCTGCATGCTCCCCAAGAAACCTTGCGAGTGGGATGTCAGCACTGCGGCGCGTTGCTGTCCAACGACGACGGACGCCTGAAACTGCTGACGATGCTGGAAAAGCGTGAACTGCACACCTCCCTGCCACTGGGTGTACGAGGCTCGATCGACGGCACCGAGTACATCATCATCGGAATCATGGCTCGATTCGTACGTTATGCCGGCACCACCTACCCGTGGACGGAATACTTGCTGTACGCCCCCGGCGTCGGCTTCCGCTGGTTGGTGGAAAACGATCGGCACTGGTCGTTCGTCCAACCGGTCACCGGACACGCCATGGATCCATTGTCCAGCCGGATTCATCACGATGGAGATTCCTTCCGAATCTATGACCGCGCCACCGCAATCGTCCGGCACGTGATCGGGGAATTCTACTGGAAGGTCCAACAAGGCGATCGCGTCGAGACCGCTGACTTCATCGCGCCCCCTCGCATGCTTTCAATCGAGGACAGTTTCGCAGGCCGAACTCATGAGCGGATCGTGTCACTGGGCACCTACATGAAGCCCGATGAAATCGAAGCCGCGTTCGGGGTCGAGAATTTGACGCGTCCCTGGGGCGTGGGCGTCATCCAACCGTCGCCTCAGATTTCGTTTGGAATCTGGGCCGCCTGGGTGGGCTTCTGCTTTTACATGTTCATCATCTACTTAGGCAACCATCGTTCGGCGTCCGCGGCTACCCCCAGCGCCGATGGATGGATGTTGTTCTACGCGTTGCTGTTTGTGTCCGCGATTCCAATTGGCTGCCTGGTGTTCAAACACAACTTCGAAGTCTCACGCTGGAAAGACAGCGACTTCAGTCCTTATGCCAGCAGTGATGACTGA
- a CDS encoding S-adenosylmethionine decarboxylase family protein, whose product MPSTPLNAPTNATSEPTAAAPSISVGGQWIVDASGCDAKSLQSLTTIQAICHDVIESLELKIVGVPQSHVFGPPHGVTALYLLSESHLAVHTYPEHGVATFNLVCCRETAVWDWETQLQSRLHASDVRIRHLRRGAWAEAIAEVDE is encoded by the coding sequence GTGCCCTCAACGCCCCTCAACGCACCGACGAACGCGACGAGCGAGCCAACCGCTGCTGCGCCGTCGATCAGCGTCGGCGGCCAGTGGATCGTCGATGCCTCAGGATGCGATGCCAAATCTCTCCAGTCGCTGACGACGATCCAAGCCATCTGCCACGACGTGATTGAATCGCTGGAATTGAAGATCGTCGGCGTGCCTCAATCGCACGTCTTTGGCCCGCCCCACGGCGTCACCGCGTTGTACCTGCTGTCCGAATCCCACTTGGCCGTGCACACCTACCCCGAACATGGCGTCGCCACGTTCAACCTGGTCTGCTGCCGAGAGACCGCGGTCTGGGACTGGGAAACGCAATTGCAATCTCGACTGCACGCCAGCGACGTGCGAATCCGGCACCTCCGCCGGGGAGCCTGGGCGGAAGCGATCGCCGAGGTCGACGAATGA
- a CDS encoding DUF350 domain-containing protein — MLDQLRGLAQTTEPLPTSTGLELLLQHLIAACVFSVVGIVVFLGCLVLMEKLTPFSILHEIGEEHNLAVSIVVAAIVLGISIIIAASVIG; from the coding sequence ATGCTTGATCAACTCCGCGGACTGGCCCAGACGACGGAACCACTTCCCACCAGCACCGGCTTGGAATTGCTGCTGCAACACTTGATCGCCGCCTGCGTGTTTTCGGTGGTTGGGATCGTGGTGTTCTTAGGATGTTTGGTGCTGATGGAAAAGCTCACCCCGTTCTCGATCCTGCACGAAATCGGCGAAGAACACAATTTGGCCGTTTCCATCGTCGTGGCCGCAATCGTGCTCGGAATCTCCATCATCATTGCAGCCTCCGTCATCGGCTAA